From one Nonomuraea polychroma genomic stretch:
- a CDS encoding SWIM zinc finger family protein: MVERWSRDQVLALAPDASSQKAAQGVAAPGKWSSRGATGTVVYGECKGSGARPYLACVDLTEPAYRCSCPSRKFPCKHALGLLLMWSADGVPEAEAAPQWVTEWQEARAERADKAAARLDAARAKAAGSPADAEPARQGQAGSSAEHARQGRAESPRHARVASGLAEVERWLADQVRQGLAGAAEHDWDGLAKRLIDAQAPGVAGAVSRLAQVRAEDDWPGRLLEEYTLINLLAVAYRRRSELPGPLAQTVLIRTGFPVTREEVLAGPATRDQWDVLGRRDEVQDRLTARRVWLRGRATGRPALILSFAPQGQPLDASLVTGTTIDADVTFYPGAAPLRALVAARHDAVPAAVPAGVSPEEALDEVAGALAEDPWTESWPLVLAGVVPERTTLGGLPLHPRSRDPWRLIAVSGGHPLTVAAEWTPQGLRPLTTWDDEGTAVILS; this comes from the coding sequence GTGGTCGAACGGTGGAGCCGGGATCAGGTGCTCGCTCTCGCCCCCGACGCCTCCTCCCAGAAGGCTGCCCAAGGGGTCGCGGCGCCGGGGAAGTGGTCGTCGCGCGGCGCGACGGGCACGGTCGTGTACGGCGAGTGCAAGGGCAGCGGGGCCAGGCCTTACCTGGCGTGCGTCGACCTGACCGAGCCCGCCTACCGGTGCAGTTGCCCGAGCCGGAAGTTCCCCTGCAAGCATGCGCTCGGGCTGCTGCTCATGTGGTCCGCCGACGGGGTGCCGGAGGCGGAGGCGGCGCCGCAGTGGGTGACGGAGTGGCAGGAGGCGCGGGCGGAACGCGCGGACAAAGCGGCGGCCCGCCTCGATGCCGCCCGGGCCAAGGCCGCCGGCTCACCAGCGGACGCCGAGCCGGCACGTCAGGGCCAGGCCGGTTCGAGCGCCGAGCACGCACGTCAGGGGCGCGCCGAGTCCCCGCGCCACGCGCGGGTCGCCTCCGGGCTGGCCGAGGTGGAGCGGTGGCTGGCCGACCAGGTGCGCCAGGGGTTGGCCGGGGCCGCCGAGCATGACTGGGACGGCCTGGCCAAACGCCTCATCGACGCCCAGGCGCCCGGCGTCGCGGGCGCGGTCTCGCGCCTGGCGCAGGTGCGGGCGGAGGACGACTGGCCGGGGCGGCTCCTGGAGGAATACACCCTGATCAACCTGCTCGCCGTCGCCTACCGGCGGCGCTCCGAGCTGCCCGGCCCGCTGGCCCAGACCGTCCTCATCCGCACCGGCTTCCCGGTCACCAGGGAAGAGGTGCTGGCCGGTCCCGCGACACGCGACCAATGGGACGTGCTGGGCAGGCGGGACGAGGTGCAGGACCGGCTGACAGCCCGCCGCGTCTGGCTCCGTGGCCGCGCCACCGGCCGACCGGCGCTGATCCTGTCCTTCGCGCCGCAGGGCCAGCCCTTGGACGCCTCCCTGGTCACCGGCACCACCATCGACGCCGACGTGACCTTCTACCCCGGTGCCGCGCCGCTGCGCGCTCTGGTCGCCGCCCGCCATGACGCCGTCCCCGCGGCCGTACCGGCCGGGGTGTCGCCGGAGGAGGCGCTCGACGAGGTGGCGGGGGCGCTGGCCGAGGACCCGTGGACCGAGTCCTGGCCCCTCGTCCTGGCAGGAGTGGTTCCCGAGCGCACCACACTCGGAGGTCTCCCGCTGCACCCGCGGTCCCGTGACCCCTGGCGGCTGATCGCCGTCTCCGGAGGACACCCGCTCACGGTGGCCGCCGAATGGACGCCGCAGGGCCTGCGCCCCCTGACCACGTGGGACGACGAGGGAACGGCGGTGATCCTGTCATGA
- a CDS encoding TerC/Alx family metal homeostasis membrane protein yields MDVSPLVWWLTIAAIIGLLLFDFVFHVRRAHVPSLREATIWSAAYVGAALLFGVGVWIFGGQDPGTEYFAGYITEKALSVDNLFVFLVIMSSFKVPRANQQKALLFGIVFSLLARTGFILLGAALINAFAWAFYLFGLILLITAGNLLKPESEESHDSDNLMVRLARRLFSATEVYDGDRLFTVQDGKRVMTPMVLVMIAIGGTDIMFALDSIPAIFGLTQNLYIVFTATAFSLLGLRQLYFLLDDLLDRLIYLAIGLAAILGFIGVKLILHALHENNVPFINDGRPVPVTEISTGLSLSVIVGVLVITVIASLTSAKGRAQNAVSAARRHAQAYLEVEHDPELREELFRKLCHEEEQLKKLPEKYRRRIREEEKLMALLHKVHEEHDRR; encoded by the coding sequence ATGGACGTGTCACCGCTGGTGTGGTGGCTGACGATCGCGGCGATCATCGGGCTGCTGCTGTTCGACTTCGTCTTCCACGTCCGCCGTGCCCACGTTCCCTCGCTGCGCGAGGCCACGATCTGGTCGGCGGCGTACGTCGGCGCCGCCCTGCTGTTCGGCGTCGGCGTGTGGATCTTCGGCGGCCAGGATCCGGGGACGGAGTATTTCGCCGGCTACATCACGGAGAAGGCACTGTCGGTCGACAACCTCTTCGTGTTCCTCGTCATCATGTCGAGCTTCAAGGTGCCGCGCGCCAACCAGCAGAAGGCGCTGCTTTTCGGCATCGTGTTCTCGCTGCTGGCCAGGACCGGGTTCATCCTGCTCGGCGCGGCGCTGATCAACGCCTTCGCCTGGGCGTTCTACCTGTTCGGCCTCATCCTGCTGATCACGGCGGGAAACCTGCTCAAGCCGGAGAGCGAGGAGAGCCACGACTCCGACAATCTCATGGTCCGCCTGGCCCGCCGGCTCTTCTCGGCCACCGAGGTCTACGACGGGGACCGCCTGTTCACCGTCCAGGACGGCAAGCGGGTCATGACGCCGATGGTGCTCGTCATGATCGCCATCGGCGGGACGGACATCATGTTCGCCCTCGACTCCATCCCGGCCATCTTCGGCCTCACCCAGAACCTCTACATCGTCTTCACCGCCACCGCGTTCTCCCTGCTGGGTCTGCGGCAGCTCTACTTCCTCCTCGACGACCTGCTCGACCGGCTGATCTACCTCGCCATCGGCCTGGCCGCCATCCTGGGCTTCATCGGCGTCAAGCTCATCCTGCACGCGCTGCACGAGAACAACGTGCCGTTCATCAACGACGGCCGGCCCGTGCCGGTCACCGAGATCAGCACCGGCCTGTCCCTGTCGGTGATCGTCGGCGTGCTCGTGATCACCGTGATCGCCTCGCTGACCAGTGCCAAGGGCCGTGCGCAGAACGCCGTCTCGGCCGCGCGGCGGCACGCCCAGGCGTACCTGGAGGTCGAGCACGACCCCGAGCTGCGCGAGGAGCTGTTCAGGAAACTGTGCCACGAGGAGGAGCAGCTCAAGAAGCTGCCGGAGAAATACCGCAGGCGCATTCGCGAAGAGGAGAAGCTGATGGCGCTGCTGCACAAGGTCCACGAGGAGCACGACCGGCGCTGA
- a CDS encoding UTP--glucose-1-phosphate uridylyltransferase, whose amino-acid sequence MVRKAVIPVAGLGTRLLPLTKALPKEMLPIGDKPVIEHTIRELVDSGIDEIIIVTSARKDLVQRHFAPDADLELQLRAAGKDDLADAVAELSSMAHITYLYQNGPYGNGTPVLNAARVIGDEPFMVLWADDVFVAEVPRAKQLKSAYEAAKAPVLALMPMAVEDASRYGVPVVEEDLGGGRLRISGLVEKPSPEQAPSRYAAIGGYVVTPGVVEELEAATRKWHENPEGEIYLTDALHRHAARHPVYGQVIDGTWWDTGSPLNYLKAQFAAALADPSYGPELRRLALESG is encoded by the coding sequence ATGGTCCGCAAAGCCGTGATCCCGGTGGCCGGCCTGGGCACCCGGCTGCTGCCCCTGACGAAGGCGCTGCCGAAGGAGATGCTGCCGATCGGCGACAAACCCGTCATCGAGCACACCATCCGCGAGCTCGTGGACTCCGGCATCGACGAGATCATCATCGTCACCTCGGCCCGCAAGGACCTCGTGCAGCGGCACTTCGCCCCGGACGCCGACCTGGAGTTGCAGCTGCGCGCCGCCGGCAAGGACGACCTGGCCGACGCGGTGGCGGAGTTGTCGTCCATGGCCCACATCACGTACCTGTACCAGAACGGCCCCTACGGCAACGGCACGCCCGTGCTCAACGCCGCCCGCGTCATCGGGGACGAGCCCTTCATGGTGCTCTGGGCCGACGACGTGTTCGTGGCCGAGGTGCCGCGCGCCAAGCAGCTCAAGAGCGCGTACGAGGCCGCGAAGGCCCCCGTCCTGGCCTTGATGCCGATGGCGGTCGAGGACGCCTCCCGCTACGGCGTCCCTGTCGTCGAGGAGGACCTGGGCGGCGGCCGGCTGCGGATCTCGGGCCTGGTGGAGAAGCCGTCCCCGGAGCAGGCCCCGTCCCGGTACGCCGCCATCGGTGGCTACGTCGTCACCCCCGGCGTCGTCGAGGAGCTGGAGGCCGCGACGCGCAAGTGGCACGAGAACCCCGAGGGCGAGATCTACCTCACCGACGCCCTGCACCGCCACGCCGCCAGGCACCCGGTGTACGGGCAGGTCATCGACGGCACCTGGTGGGACACGGGCTCGCCGCTCAACTACCTCAAGGCCCAGTTCGCCGCGGCCCTCGCCGACCCGTCCTACGGCCCGGAGCTGCGTAGGCTGGCCCTCGAGAGCGGCTGA
- a CDS encoding cupin domain-containing protein, with protein MELKTYPDGPAIEVPDEAAALASPLEGQLVLDGTRFLRRDVTGAPVAFVERPPVAAALDLLPHPEGGWFRETWRSAVTFHPDGYDGPRASATGIYFLLNPGEESVPHMVRSDEVWLWHRGGPLSLTVGDTTVRLGPQVEDGQVPQAIVPGGVWQSARPAGDEPVLVSCVVSPGFDFADFTA; from the coding sequence GTGGAGCTGAAGACCTATCCCGACGGCCCGGCCATCGAGGTGCCCGACGAGGCCGCGGCCCTCGCCAGCCCGCTGGAGGGGCAACTCGTCCTCGACGGCACCCGCTTCCTGCGCCGGGACGTCACGGGCGCCCCGGTGGCGTTCGTCGAGCGGCCGCCCGTCGCCGCCGCCCTCGACCTGCTCCCCCACCCCGAGGGTGGCTGGTTCCGGGAGACGTGGAGGTCGGCGGTGACGTTCCACCCGGACGGATACGACGGACCGCGGGCCAGCGCCACCGGCATCTACTTCCTGCTGAACCCGGGCGAGGAGTCGGTGCCGCACATGGTCAGGTCGGACGAGGTGTGGCTGTGGCACCGCGGCGGGCCCCTCAGTCTGACCGTCGGCGACACGACGGTCAGGCTGGGCCCGCAGGTGGAGGACGGGCAGGTGCCGCAGGCGATCGTCCCCGGCGGGGTGTGGCAGTCGGCCCGCCCGGCAGGCGACGAGCCCGTCCTGGTGAGCTGCGTCGTGTCCCCGGGCTTCGATTTTGCCGATTTCACCGCATAG
- the glnII gene encoding glutamine synthetase: MSYKAEYIWIDGTEPTALLRSKTKILADGAEPPVWGFDGSSTNQAEGHSSDRVLRPVFTCPDPIRGGDNVLVLAEVEEINGEPHVSNTRALLRPIAEQFADQESWFGIEQEYTFFKGSRPLGFPEGGFPAPQGPYYCGVGADAIFGREIVELHLDRCLAAGLAISGINAEVMPGQWEFQVGPAGPVEVSDHMWVARYLLYRTAEEFGVEATLDPKPARGDWNGAGAHTNFSTKAMREGYEAIIAACEALGEGDKPMEHISQYGSGVEARLTGAHETAPWNKYSYGVSNRGASVRIPWQVEVDKKGYIEDRRPNANMDPYVVTRLLVNTVCAALEKAGLV, from the coding sequence GTGAGCTACAAGGCTGAGTACATCTGGATCGACGGCACCGAGCCCACGGCTCTGCTGCGCTCGAAGACCAAGATCCTTGCCGACGGAGCCGAGCCTCCGGTCTGGGGCTTCGACGGCTCCAGCACCAACCAGGCCGAAGGGCACTCGTCGGACCGCGTGCTCCGCCCGGTGTTCACCTGCCCCGACCCGATCCGCGGGGGTGACAACGTCCTGGTGCTGGCCGAGGTCGAGGAGATCAACGGCGAGCCGCACGTCAGCAACACCCGCGCCCTGCTGCGCCCGATCGCCGAGCAGTTCGCCGACCAGGAGTCCTGGTTCGGCATCGAGCAGGAATACACCTTCTTCAAGGGCAGCCGCCCGCTCGGCTTCCCGGAGGGCGGCTTCCCTGCCCCGCAGGGCCCGTACTACTGCGGTGTCGGCGCCGACGCCATCTTCGGCCGCGAGATCGTCGAGCTGCACCTCGACCGCTGCCTCGCCGCGGGCCTTGCGATCTCCGGCATCAACGCCGAGGTCATGCCGGGCCAGTGGGAGTTCCAGGTCGGCCCGGCGGGCCCCGTCGAGGTCTCCGACCACATGTGGGTCGCCCGCTACCTGCTCTACAGGACCGCTGAGGAGTTCGGCGTCGAGGCCACTCTCGACCCCAAGCCCGCCCGCGGCGACTGGAACGGTGCCGGCGCGCACACCAACTTCTCCACCAAGGCCATGCGCGAGGGCTACGAGGCCATCATCGCCGCCTGCGAGGCGCTCGGCGAGGGTGACAAGCCCATGGAGCACATCTCGCAGTACGGCTCCGGCGTCGAGGCCCGCCTCACCGGCGCCCACGAGACCGCCCCGTGGAACAAGTACAGCTACGGCGTCTCCAACCGCGGCGCGTCCGTGCGTATCCCGTGGCAGGTCGAGGTGGACAAGAAGGGCTACATCGAGGACCGTCGCCCGAACGCCAACATGGACCCGTACGTCGTCACCCGCCTGCTGGTGAACACCGTCTGCGCGGCCCTGGAGAAGGCCGGCCTGGTCTGA
- a CDS encoding aldehyde dehydrogenase family protein, translating into MSRQIVSIVGGKEAAATTTYESTNPARPSEVVARVGMADAGTFADACRTAKEAQREWARVPAPVRGRVIASIGRLVEANTERLARLVTEEIGKPYAEALGEVREIVDTCDFFLGEGRRLYGQTVPSEMPDKNLFTFRNPVGVAAVVTAGNFPVAVPSWYLVPALLCGNAVVWKPAEYAAASAHAMFRLFVAAGLPDGVLNVVFADGAETFRGLELALDEGSVNKVGFTGSSEVGRKIGELTGRHLQSACLELGGKNPMVIMPDADLDLAIEGALFSGFGTAGQRCTSLGTVIVHESVHDAFVERFARAVGEARIGDPTQEVLAGPLLDQKFAERYEEYLTWIQPHHTVVSGNTGRITKDNPRGDFDGEDGLYYHPVVVDGVKPGDRLFMEETFGPIVGVTTFETLDEAIELANLPGYGLSSSIYTTNPKNAFRFREGISAGMVSVNNSTSGAEAHLPFGGNGKSGNGSRQSGMWVLDQFTRWQAMNWDHSGRLQKAQMDVAEIVPDLDFRLP; encoded by the coding sequence GTGAGCCGACAAATCGTTTCCATCGTGGGCGGCAAGGAAGCCGCCGCCACGACCACGTACGAATCGACCAACCCCGCCCGGCCGAGCGAGGTCGTGGCCCGGGTCGGAATGGCCGACGCCGGCACGTTCGCCGACGCCTGCCGCACCGCCAAGGAGGCCCAGCGCGAGTGGGCCAGGGTGCCCGCCCCGGTGCGGGGCCGGGTGATCGCCTCCATCGGGCGGCTGGTCGAGGCCAACACCGAGCGGCTGGCGCGGCTGGTGACCGAGGAGATCGGCAAGCCGTACGCCGAGGCGCTCGGCGAGGTGCGGGAGATCGTGGACACGTGCGACTTCTTCCTCGGCGAGGGCCGCAGGCTCTACGGGCAGACGGTGCCGTCGGAGATGCCGGACAAAAACCTCTTCACCTTCCGTAACCCGGTGGGCGTGGCCGCCGTCGTCACTGCGGGGAACTTCCCCGTGGCCGTGCCGTCGTGGTATCTGGTGCCGGCCCTGCTGTGCGGCAACGCCGTCGTCTGGAAGCCCGCCGAGTACGCCGCCGCCTCGGCGCACGCCATGTTCCGGCTCTTCGTCGCGGCGGGGTTGCCGGACGGCGTGCTCAACGTCGTCTTCGCCGACGGCGCCGAGACCTTCCGCGGCCTGGAGCTGGCCCTGGACGAGGGCAGCGTCAACAAGGTCGGGTTCACCGGCTCCAGCGAGGTGGGCAGGAAGATCGGCGAGCTGACGGGGCGCCACCTGCAGTCCGCCTGCTTGGAGCTGGGCGGCAAGAACCCGATGGTGATCATGCCGGACGCCGACCTGGACCTGGCCATCGAGGGCGCCTTGTTCTCCGGTTTCGGCACCGCCGGCCAGCGTTGCACCAGTCTTGGCACGGTCATCGTGCACGAGAGCGTGCACGACGCGTTCGTGGAGCGGTTCGCGCGGGCGGTGGGCGAGGCCAGGATCGGCGATCCCACGCAGGAGGTGCTGGCCGGCCCGCTGCTGGACCAGAAGTTCGCCGAGCGGTACGAGGAGTACCTGACCTGGATCCAGCCGCACCACACCGTCGTGTCAGGAAATACCGGAAGAATCACCAAAGACAACCCGCGCGGCGACTTCGACGGCGAGGACGGTCTCTACTACCACCCGGTCGTCGTCGACGGCGTCAAGCCCGGCGACCGGCTGTTCATGGAGGAGACGTTCGGCCCGATCGTGGGCGTGACCACGTTCGAGACCCTGGACGAGGCCATCGAGCTGGCGAACCTGCCCGGCTACGGCTTGTCGAGCTCCATCTACACCACGAACCCGAAGAACGCCTTCCGTTTCCGCGAGGGCATCTCGGCCGGCATGGTCAGCGTCAACAACTCCACCTCGGGAGCGGAGGCGCACCTGCCCTTCGGCGGCAACGGCAAGTCCGGCAACGGCAGCCGCCAGTCGGGCATGTGGGTGCTCGACCAGTTCACCCGCTGGCAGGCCATGAACTGGGACCACTCAGGACGGCTGCAGAAGGCCCAGATGGACGTCGCGGAGATCGTTCCCGACCTGGACTTCCGCCTCCCATGA
- a CDS encoding ATP-binding protein, with protein sequence MTVLRPHAEDQYAEELALLAKDDDRPRPPGWKLSPWAVTTYILGDGDRVTPKYVGARRIVEVAVATLATDRALLLLGVPGTAKTWLSEHLAAAISGDSTLLVQGTAGTAEEAIRYGWNYARLLAEGPSFEALTPSPVMRAMAEGRIARVEELTRMPSDVQDALITVLSEKTLPIPELNREVQAERGFNVIATANDRDRGVNELSSALRRRFNTVVLPVPATAEEEVDIVARRVTQLGQALQLPETTTGHAEIRRVVTVFRELRMGVTEDGRTKLKSPSGTLSTAEAISVLTSGIALAAHFGDGVLRPADVAAGIVGAVVQEPVSDRVVWREYLETVVRERSDWRDFYRACREVS encoded by the coding sequence ATGACCGTTCTGCGCCCGCACGCGGAGGACCAGTACGCCGAGGAGCTGGCCCTCCTGGCCAAGGACGACGACCGGCCCAGACCTCCGGGCTGGAAGTTGTCGCCGTGGGCCGTCACCACGTACATCCTGGGCGACGGCGACCGTGTCACCCCGAAATACGTGGGCGCGCGCCGCATCGTCGAGGTGGCCGTCGCCACGTTGGCGACCGACCGCGCATTGCTGCTGCTCGGCGTGCCCGGCACGGCCAAGACGTGGTTGTCGGAGCACCTGGCCGCCGCCATCAGCGGCGACTCGACGCTGCTCGTGCAGGGCACCGCCGGCACCGCGGAAGAGGCCATCAGGTACGGCTGGAACTACGCCAGACTGCTGGCCGAAGGCCCCTCGTTCGAGGCGCTGACCCCCTCGCCGGTGATGCGGGCGATGGCGGAGGGCCGCATCGCCAGGGTCGAGGAGCTGACCCGCATGCCGTCGGACGTACAGGACGCTCTGATCACCGTCCTGTCGGAGAAGACACTGCCGATCCCCGAGCTCAACCGCGAGGTGCAGGCCGAGCGCGGCTTCAACGTCATCGCCACCGCCAACGACCGCGACCGGGGCGTCAACGAGCTGTCGAGTGCGCTGCGCCGCCGGTTCAACACCGTGGTGCTGCCGGTGCCGGCCACCGCCGAGGAGGAGGTGGACATCGTGGCCCGCCGCGTCACCCAGCTCGGGCAGGCGTTGCAGCTGCCGGAGACGACGACGGGGCACGCCGAGATCCGGCGGGTGGTGACGGTGTTCCGTGAGCTGCGCATGGGCGTCACCGAGGACGGGCGCACCAAGCTCAAGTCGCCGAGCGGCACCCTGTCCACCGCCGAGGCCATCTCCGTCCTCACCAGCGGCATCGCGCTGGCCGCCCACTTCGGCGACGGCGTGCTGCGCCCGGCCGACGTGGCGGCCGGGATCGTGGGGGCGGTGGTGCAGGAGCCGGTGTCGGATCGGGTGGTGTGGCGCGAATACCTCGAGACCGTCGTGCGGGAGCGTTCGGACTGGCGTGACTTCTATCGCGCGTGCCGCGAGGTCTCATGA
- a CDS encoding DUF1876 domain-containing protein: MKEKEWNVRILLTEDGDDTAARAALTIDDGTVIRGDGRARRNPSDPSVPEIGDELAASRALADLAERLAVITQRDIASSADSPAQSRSW; this comes from the coding sequence ATGAAAGAAAAAGAATGGAACGTGCGCATCCTGCTGACCGAGGACGGCGACGACACGGCTGCGCGGGCAGCGCTCACCATTGACGACGGCACCGTGATCAGGGGTGACGGGCGGGCCAGGCGCAATCCGTCCGACCCTTCGGTGCCTGAGATCGGGGACGAGCTGGCCGCCTCCCGCGCCCTGGCCGACCTGGCCGAACGCCTGGCGGTCATCACCCAACGGGACATCGCGAGCTCGGCGGACTCTCCAGCCCAGAGCCGTTCTTGGTAA
- a CDS encoding DUF5691 domain-containing protein: MSTWEELASAALVGTDRRPYDGVLLEDAAVEVARRRAGGGLRRPGEVAPPAPAPEEERPAVARRGAERLVRILGGEHERLLPEWLAAAAGTGRRVPPYVLPELLERGRRDRSIRVHLGVLAGQRGRWLAGQNPAWAYLLEEPTGETWELGGAADRRAHLRALRAADPAQARRLLESTWERETPDDRAEFVDVLGDGLSMDDEPFLESALDDRRREVRQAAANLLARLPGSRLSRRMAERVRACVAISGNLIAIEAPRACDKAMERDGVRPKPPRGIGERAWWLQQVIARAPLAVWGHPPAQLLRMRIPDWDADVKAAWVRAAVLQKDPEWARAMFGWDPIADLLESLPPDEQQELAADFVRNHDLDSQLIMVLGGVSSHWREGLATAVLRKIVKVATTQPWNLGELVKLAGERIDPALFPLAESYSPVESIQQVAALLRFRADMYRELKETS, encoded by the coding sequence ATGAGCACGTGGGAGGAGCTGGCGTCGGCGGCGCTCGTGGGCACCGACCGCAGGCCTTACGACGGCGTGCTGCTGGAGGACGCGGCCGTCGAGGTGGCCAGGCGGCGGGCCGGGGGCGGGCTCCGGCGCCCGGGCGAGGTGGCGCCGCCGGCGCCCGCGCCCGAGGAGGAGCGCCCCGCCGTCGCCAGGCGCGGGGCCGAGCGCCTGGTCAGGATCCTGGGTGGCGAGCACGAAAGACTGCTGCCCGAATGGCTGGCCGCGGCGGCCGGGACCGGCCGCCGAGTGCCTCCTTATGTGCTGCCGGAGCTGCTCGAACGCGGCCGCCGCGACCGCTCCATCCGGGTCCATCTGGGCGTGCTGGCCGGGCAGCGCGGCAGGTGGCTGGCCGGGCAGAACCCGGCGTGGGCATACCTGCTGGAGGAGCCGACGGGGGAGACGTGGGAGCTGGGCGGCGCGGCTGACCGGCGAGCCCACCTGCGTGCACTCAGGGCGGCCGACCCCGCCCAGGCCAGGCGGCTGCTGGAGAGCACATGGGAACGCGAGACGCCTGACGACCGGGCCGAGTTCGTGGACGTGCTGGGCGACGGGCTGAGCATGGACGACGAGCCGTTCCTGGAGTCGGCGCTGGACGACCGCCGCAGGGAGGTGCGCCAGGCGGCCGCCAACCTGCTCGCCCGGCTTCCCGGCTCGCGCCTGTCCCGGCGGATGGCCGAGCGGGTGCGGGCGTGCGTCGCCATCAGCGGCAACCTCATCGCCATCGAGGCCCCTCGCGCGTGCGACAAGGCCATGGAACGCGACGGCGTCCGGCCCAAACCGCCCAGGGGCATCGGCGAGCGGGCCTGGTGGCTCCAGCAGGTCATCGCCCGCGCGCCGCTCGCGGTGTGGGGCCACCCGCCCGCCCAGTTGCTCCGGATGCGGATCCCGGACTGGGACGCCGACGTGAAGGCGGCCTGGGTACGCGCCGCCGTGCTGCAGAAGGATCCCGAGTGGGCGCGGGCGATGTTCGGATGGGACCCGATCGCGGACCTCCTGGAGTCCCTCCCGCCTGACGAGCAGCAGGAACTCGCCGCCGATTTCGTACGAAATCATGATCTGGACAGCCAGCTCATCATGGTCCTGGGCGGGGTGTCGTCCCACTGGCGCGAAGGCCTGGCCACGGCCGTGCTCCGCAAGATCGTGAAAGTGGCCACCACGCAGCCGTGGAACCTCGGCGAGCTGGTCAAGCTGGCCGGCGAGCGCATCGACCCGGCGCTGTTCCCGCTGGCCGAGAGCTACTCGCCGGTCGAGTCCATCCAGCAGGTCGCCGCGCTGCTGCGGTTCAGGGCCGACATGTACAGGGAACTCAAGGAGACTTCATGA